Proteins encoded together in one uncultured Desulfosarcina sp. window:
- a CDS encoding HPr family phosphocarrier protein, producing the protein MKETHCDISFSEKVRIFSSDYLKCCIYITDHQEPEHVFTKKLYSKLIGTSQVLEDFLDFHGAKNSEDWYLYRELCAAVRHLSLATYCQKHILNRLIFYDIPDVEAFREHGEETLSFLNGLLRNIAPVIIDEASRLNIAIPQETFGPADFPGITTGEMLKYDIDDDAKDVQKRNIVKIANEFLALAASFDSLNFYEPYGKEEMAALVPEKVNEVEVRRYEMLVHNLQSSFDTYVIHGGFRFGDRKLKSLRSFFSVVFHLLQLMGRLLHFYERHLHEAGYKNTYKRVQEHLASLVDPVMLLDRTINYGLYYACHFLNSGKKLAREILNENIERSAITVGIPVKLGFHSRPSLLVAKIVQHYGGQVELVVGGDRFDASSVLDIQWAGGKIQKEKITEVTFEGDSRALADIQVLAEVNYGEDTMGKGVPLPDALSYLR; encoded by the coding sequence GTGAAAGAGACCCACTGTGATATTTCCTTTTCCGAAAAGGTCCGGATTTTTTCTTCGGACTACCTGAAATGCTGCATCTATATTACCGATCATCAAGAACCCGAACACGTTTTCACCAAGAAGTTATACTCCAAATTGATCGGAACCTCCCAGGTCCTCGAAGACTTTCTCGATTTTCACGGTGCAAAAAACAGTGAGGACTGGTACCTATACCGGGAGCTGTGCGCTGCGGTCAGGCACTTGAGTCTGGCGACGTACTGCCAGAAGCATATTCTTAACCGATTGATATTTTACGATATCCCAGATGTCGAAGCGTTTCGCGAACATGGTGAAGAGACCCTTTCTTTTCTGAACGGCCTTTTGCGCAACATCGCACCGGTAATCATCGACGAAGCCTCGCGGCTGAACATCGCCATCCCGCAAGAGACCTTCGGACCGGCGGATTTCCCGGGCATTACCACCGGTGAAATGCTGAAATACGACATCGACGACGACGCCAAGGATGTCCAGAAACGCAACATCGTCAAGATCGCCAACGAGTTTCTCGCTCTGGCCGCCAGTTTCGATTCGCTCAATTTTTACGAGCCTTACGGAAAAGAAGAGATGGCCGCTCTCGTGCCCGAGAAGGTCAACGAGGTCGAGGTCCGCCGCTACGAGATGCTGGTCCACAATCTGCAGTCTTCTTTCGACACCTACGTGATTCATGGGGGCTTTCGGTTCGGTGACCGCAAACTCAAATCGCTGAGAAGTTTTTTCTCCGTCGTTTTTCACCTGCTGCAGCTCATGGGCCGCCTGCTTCATTTTTACGAGCGGCACCTGCATGAAGCCGGCTACAAGAACACTTATAAACGAGTGCAGGAGCATCTGGCTTCACTTGTGGACCCGGTGATGCTTTTGGACCGGACGATCAATTACGGGCTATATTACGCCTGCCATTTCCTGAATTCCGGAAAGAAGCTGGCCCGCGAAATCCTCAATGAAAATATCGAACGCTCCGCCATCACCGTGGGCATTCCGGTCAAGCTCGGATTCCACAGCCGCCCTAGTCTGCTGGTCGCCAAAATCGTCCAGCATTACGGCGGCCAGGTCGAACTGGTCGTGGGAGGAGATCGCTTCGATGCCAGCAGCGTTCTGGATATTCAATGGGCCGGCGGAAAAATTCAGAAAGAGAAGATTACCGAGGTCACCTTCGAGGGTGACAGCCGTGCGCTGGCAGATATCCAGGTTCTGGCCGAGGTCAATTACGGGGAGGACACCATGGGCAAAGGCGTGCCCCTCCCGGACGCGCTGAGCTACCTGCGATGA